The window CGAGGAAGACAGCAGCGGAGTCGCGATTCTCGCCGAAACCCGGGTCGAATCGTTTGCCAATGCCTGGAAGGAACTGGCGCCGAGACTCGTCGTCATCGATTCGATTCAGACGCTCCAGACCTCTCGGGTCGAATCGTCCCCCGGCTCGGTGAGCCAGGTCCGCGAGAGCGCGTCGCTGTTGGCCGCGACCGCCAAGCTCCACACCACCACCCTGATTCTGGTCGGACATGTGACCAAGGACGGAACCATCGCGGGCCCCCGAGTGCTCGAGCATCTGGTCGACGTCGTGCTCAACTTTGAAGGCGATCGCAACCACGCTTTTCGGCTGTTGCGAGCCAGCAAAAATCGCTTCGGTTCAACCCAGGAGGTGGGGGTCTTCACGATGGCCGAGCAAGGATTGGTGGAGGTCGAAAATCCGAGCGAACTCTTCCTGGCCGAACATCGCGACGGCGCGCCGGGCTCGTGCATCATCCCATTGCTCGAAGGGTCGCGTCCGCTGCTGATCGAAATCCAGGCGCTGGTTGCCACCGCGACTTATGGAACTCCGCGACGAACTTCGATCGGAATCGACGACAGTCGGGTCGCGCTGATCCTCGCGGTACTCGACCAACGCACTCCCGTGGATCTTGTTTCACGCGATGTCTATGTGAACGTGACCGGGGGCGTCCGGGTCGGGGAGCCGGCGGCCGATCTCGGACTCGCCCTTGCGATCGCTTCGAGTGCACTCGACATTGCGCTGCCAGCGGGGGCCGCGGCAGTTGGAGAAATTGGTCTCGGGGGTGAAGTGAGGCGAGTCGCTCGACTGGATCTTCGCATTCGGGAGTTGGGCCGCCTGGGCTTTCGCCAACTGCTCGTTCCACCGGGTACGCGCGCCGCCGTAAAGTCTTCAACGTGCGAGTTAATCGAAGTTGACAACATTGCGAACGTGATCTCATGGTTGCGCGAAAGCGCCGGTCCACGCCCGTGAACCCTCGTTAAGCAACCGAATTCACACGGTTTTTTTCAAAGCATGGCTTTGACAGGCCCAGCGCGTGTGGCTACCCTGCCGGCGCCATGAATAAAGCCAAGACAAAATCCGAAGCGCTCGATACGCGCATCGGTGAGCTGTTCGCCCGCATGTCCGAAGGACTCGGGCTCGTCGATCACGCCATGCACGAACAACTCGACAGCGTGAGCGAGCTGATGCCGCTGATCGGCAACCACGTGCTCTCGTCCGGGGGCAAGCGACTGCGGCCCATCCTGGTTTTGCTTTCTGCCGAACTCTGTGGCTACACGGGGTCGCGCAGTGTTCAACTCGGAGCCGCACTCGAACTCATCCACACCGCCACCCTGCTTCACGATGATGTCGTGGACCTCTCCAAGTTGCGCCGCGGACAGCCGTCGGCGAATGCGATCTGGGGCAACCGGCGCGCGGTGCTGGCGGGCGACTTTTTCTACGGGCGCTCGTCTTCCATGATCGTCGAAGACGGCAGCCTTGCGATCCTCGAAATATTTTCCAACACGATTCGCATGATGGCCGAAGGCGAACTGATCCAACTGCAACGCAGCTTCGATACCAACATTTCCGAACGACAGTACTACCAGGTGATCGAGCGCAAGAGCGCCGTGCTGCTCTCCGCCGCTTGCGAAATTGGCGCCGTGCTGGGCGATGTAACGCGCGGCGAGGTGCGGCGGGTTGCGGAGTTTGGTCGCGCCCTCGGCGTGGCGTTCCAGGTGCGAGACGACGTGCTCGACTACGAAGCCGACGAGGCCAAGATCGGCAAACCCCTGTGTGCAGATCTGATGGAGGGCAAGATCACCCTGCCCCTGCTCCTCACCCTGAAGCGCTGCACGAATAACGAGCGAGAATTGATCTCGGGCGAGCTGAAAAATGCCGCGCGGATCGCGCATTTGAACCTGGCGGGCGATGACGGAAAAGAAAGCACAGCCGAACTCGATTTCGGCCCGGTTCTGGAGTTGGTCGAGCGCTACCGAGGGCTCGCCGACAGCACGCGCCGCGCCGAAGAACACGCAAAGCAGGCCGCTGCCGCGATTGCAGCCTTCCCCGAGGGGCGCGCCAAACGCGCCCTGCTCGATCTCGCGGAATACGCGGTGCAGCGGGATCACTGAGACCCCGCCCGCCGGTTTAGATGTCACTACCCCGCGGTCCCGCGGAGAACCAAATGTTCAGTACCAAGATCCATTCGAACACGAATCGCGACGCGATTCGCAGTGCCAACCGCAGTGCCAATGCCGTCATGGCCTCGAGTGCCCTGCGGCGCAATCTCGCCCTCGTTGCAGCTCTGATGATCGCCCTTGCGGGGGTGGCGGGGGTGGCGAGCGTCGCCCAGGCGACCGACGGGACCACGCGGCTCAGTGGCGTGGTGAATCTCAACACCGCGGACGCCGAGCAGCTGCAGATGCTGCCCGGTGTTGGGGAGAAGCGGGCCGCCGCGATCATCGACGTCCGGACCAGCAAGGGTGGCTTCAAATCGGTCGACGAGATCGTGGAAGTGAAGGGCGTGGGCGCCAGCATGCTGGAGCGACTGCGGCCCCACCTGAGCGTGAGTGGAAAGACGACCGCCAAGCTGTTGTAGTGAGTGTGTAGTGAGTATGTAGTGACTGTGCAGTGAGCGTTTAGTGAGCGTTCGCTAGACGGCAAGTGGGTGCCGGGGGCGCGACTCCCGGCACCTCATTTCCGGGTACCATTGCGCCGCAAATTTTCGCGCAACTGGAAATGCATGACCCCGTGATCTCTTTTACCGAAACGATCCTTATCCAAGCTAGTCGACCCGGGCGACCCGGGTTGTCGTCGGGCGGTGGATCGGTCTACCGACTTGGGGTTGCTTGGCTGCTCCTCACCTCGATCCTCTTCACCACCGTAGTCACCAACGCCCACGCGGTCAAAGCGACGCCAACGCATCATGCCATCCGGGTGATTTCGCTCAACCCATCCCTTACCGCAATCTTGCTCGCCATTGGCAAGGGGGATCAACTCGTGGGGGTCGATGATTTTTCTGCCAAGCAAATTCCCGCGGTTGCGGATTTGCCGCGGGTCGGAGGGCTGTTCAATCCGAGTCTCGAGGCCGTAGTGGCCCTCGAACCCGACCTGGTCGTATTGGTGCCGAGCGCCGAACAACGCGACTTTCGCATGCGGTTGCAAGAACTGAAGATTGAAGTCGAGAGCTTTCAAAATTTTCAATTTGCCGAGGTGCTGGAGAACATCACCCGTTTGGGAAAACTTCTGGGCGCCGAGCAAGCGGCCGCCGAGCGCGTCGCGGCGATCCAACTCACCCGCGCGGCGGTTGAACGAGTCGTCGCGAGCCTGGTGGGCAAAGGCCAGGCGCGACCCACCGTCGCGGTGGTGGTACAGCGCGACCCACTCTTCGTGGTGGGGGGCGAAAACTTCATCGACTCCATGCTGCAGATCGCGGGCACGCAAAACATCGCGGCCCACTACAGCGAACCGTACCCGCGAATCGGCATGGAGTGGATGGTCGCGGCCTCGCCACAATTGTTGCTCGACCTCAGCCCCGGGTCCCGAGAAGCGAAGTCGTTCTGGCAGCGCTGGCCCCATATTGCGGCAGTGAAGAACGATCGGCTCATCTCTCTCGATGCGGCACTGATCTCGATGCCGGGT is drawn from Myxococcales bacterium and contains these coding sequences:
- a CDS encoding helix-hairpin-helix domain-containing protein, which encodes MSLPRGPAENQMFSTKIHSNTNRDAIRSANRSANAVMASSALRRNLALVAALMIALAGVAGVASVAQATDGTTRLSGVVNLNTADAEQLQMLPGVGEKRAAAIIDVRTSKGGFKSVDEIVEVKGVGASMLERLRPHLSVSGKTTAKLL
- a CDS encoding ABC transporter substrate-binding protein translates to MISFTETILIQASRPGRPGLSSGGGSVYRLGVAWLLLTSILFTTVVTNAHAVKATPTHHAIRVISLNPSLTAILLAIGKGDQLVGVDDFSAKQIPAVADLPRVGGLFNPSLEAVVALEPDLVVLVPSAEQRDFRMRLQELKIEVESFQNFQFAEVLENITRLGKLLGAEQAAAERVAAIQLTRAAVERVVASLVGKGQARPTVAVVVQRDPLFVVGGENFIDSMLQIAGTQNIAAHYSEPYPRIGMEWMVAASPQLLLDLSPGSREAKSFWQRWPHIAAVKNDRLISLDAALISMPGPDLDSSLRLLASTIWGDEILSRIRLEEAALARERGR
- a CDS encoding polyprenyl synthetase family protein, with the protein product MNKAKTKSEALDTRIGELFARMSEGLGLVDHAMHEQLDSVSELMPLIGNHVLSSGGKRLRPILVLLSAELCGYTGSRSVQLGAALELIHTATLLHDDVVDLSKLRRGQPSANAIWGNRRAVLAGDFFYGRSSSMIVEDGSLAILEIFSNTIRMMAEGELIQLQRSFDTNISERQYYQVIERKSAVLLSAACEIGAVLGDVTRGEVRRVAEFGRALGVAFQVRDDVLDYEADEAKIGKPLCADLMEGKITLPLLLTLKRCTNNERELISGELKNAARIAHLNLAGDDGKESTAELDFGPVLELVERYRGLADSTRRAEEHAKQAAAAIAAFPEGRAKRALLDLAEYAVQRDH
- the radA gene encoding DNA repair protein RadA — encoded protein: MARPKTVYSCTNCGSQHPKWLGRCNECGNWGTLEEEVVASGASRDALPSPARDLLGLSGAANHKSDKIRTLGEIEPGSLPRMPSGLGELDRVLGGGFVPGSVVLLGGEPGVGKSTLALQIAARIDAAARQAGEGSRSVLYISGEESPEQIRLRAERLEEDSSGVAILAETRVESFANAWKELAPRLVVIDSIQTLQTSRVESSPGSVSQVRESASLLAATAKLHTTTLILVGHVTKDGTIAGPRVLEHLVDVVLNFEGDRNHAFRLLRASKNRFGSTQEVGVFTMAEQGLVEVENPSELFLAEHRDGAPGSCIIPLLEGSRPLLIEIQALVATATYGTPRRTSIGIDDSRVALILAVLDQRTPVDLVSRDVYVNVTGGVRVGEPAADLGLALAIASSALDIALPAGAAAVGEIGLGGEVRRVARLDLRIRELGRLGFRQLLVPPGTRAAVKSSTCELIEVDNIANVISWLRESAGPRP